The sequence below is a genomic window from Coffea arabica cultivar ET-39 chromosome 8e, Coffea Arabica ET-39 HiFi, whole genome shotgun sequence.
TCCCTTCGAAACTCTCTTGAGCACCTGAAAAAATTGTGACCATCCATCACTCATGTATACTCTAGACCACTTTACATTCAAGGAAGAAAGTGCACTTGCTTAAAATTTAAGACAACACCTTAAAAGAGTTTTACTCatcgaaaatcaagattcaaaaatGAGAATTTAAAGTCTCAAGTGAAACTTGTACCATTCATGAAATCGAATTCAAAACGAACTATCAATCTCAAAAAAGAAGTTGGAAGTTCATAAAGGTTCATTtctgaagaaatcagaaaatttcgaCTTTACTcgataatatttgaaaaatcatatcttgagtttAGCAAGTCCAAAAATgggaaactttataccgttggaaactaaattcaaaCTACTAAAACTTTCCtgaattcaaattttagttCAAAGTTACTATTTCATGAAGACAGGGCAGAACCAGTTCTTATTTTTCaacaaagtttgaaaatttggcaaaattcatagGTATTGAATTAACCTCTGAAATTTACAACACAGCAAGAGTTTCAagtcaagtttcaaacacaagaaGCGAAACTAAATGTGGATTTTTGAACAACAATATACAACAGTTTGAAGATGGCTGGATTTCACAACCTGATCAATAATTTTCCAGTTACCAGCTTTGACACAGTTTTGAAATCTGACCATATCTAATtgtacacaagtccaaattgagaatggtttatggcgttagaaactagattcaaaatactataattcatcagaagacatcgtTTTCAAACTCTTTTCACAAGTGAGACGAAATTGAGCCACAAGATACAGTTTCTCTCGGATAAACAAGTAAAACAGGTCAGTCCACTTTGCCAATTCATTACAGCTTACTCAAAACGAATTAGTAGGGGAATTTTATACCATTTGAAAGCTCTTGGTGTCTcatttcaaatgccacaaatggcactcaatttcgattTTTGTACAAAGATTTATGTTCAGACAAAGTACCCTTGGTCGTCTGCCCTGGTAGTCATTTCCCagatttcttcctttcttcaagACCCAAGTTTTATGTAAccaattgaaatgatttttgaaaaacaattttcacacacataatacaacatataacaaTCATTTTAGCAGccaaataaacaacaaaattcGAAATCAAAGCAAGGTCACAAAGTAGCAAATTTCAGCCAGCTCTCCTTACAAGTTTCTTCCAACTTCCTCTCCACTTTCCAAGCCAATACCAAGTCACTCATCACACAAACAACAACAACCAAGCAAGAACCTCAAGTTAGCTGCCAAAAggccacctcaagaccacttgcCTAGAtataaatcaagaaataaaagtcTTCCTCAAGTCCAATAGTCTAGATTcttaattagggtttcaaacccatgaaatacaaTCTCTACTCTTGgcaaaatttgaaagattaaagaAGGATGAAGTGGTTACCTCTTCAAGCTCCTAAACCATAGTTGTAAGCAAAACTTTCCACCAATACTTCACCAAGAAACACCACAAGCTTGCACCTTCCTTCTAGCTAGAGCAAAATTCCAAGAGATTTGTGGGTTGGATGAAAATTAtcaagcaagattggagcaaaagtTGAAGCTTTTCTCTTCCCCCTTTCTTCCCCTTGTTCGGCCgaatgagagagagagtaagGGAGTGAAATGTGTTTGATTTTTGTGGTGGAAAGATGAAGGAAAAACTAGCCTTAAGTTTGTGTAAAAAGTCAACTTTCAATAGTGGCTCAATAGTATCTTGCACTACTACTTTGTCTCTTGTTTGCTACACTTATACACTAATCTTCTAAGATAATTCCTCTTGCACTACAATTACTCATACTTACTAGTCTAGTATTAAAtcttcaaatctccaattagtcgcgCCGGTATGACTTTCGAGAAACTTTCGACGCGCACACGGTAAAAgtttaatttaagaaaaattcatgCAAAAGTAGTAATATTAAATAACACTAAggcaaaataattataaaatagactaaaataagaataaaatatgagttctcacatcctctcccctctaaaagaattttgtccacgaaattcataccttgatttGAAAATAGGTCTGGAGATTTCTTTTGAATCTCTTCTTCTACCTCtcaagttgcttcctctactccgTGATTCCTCCATAGAACTTTTACCAAAGGGATTTGCTTAttcctcaattctttcaccttaTGATCCAGAAGTTTCATTGGTTTCTCCTTATAAGTTAGTGcctcatcaatctcaatatttttTGGTTGCAGTACATGGGAGGGATCTGGGTGATACTTCTTGAGTATAGACACATGAAAAACGTTATGAATTTGAGGCAAACTTGGTGGCAGTTCCAACTTATAAGCCACGTTTCTCACGCGTTGGAGAATCTTATAAGGTTCTACAAACCTTAGTTGCAACTTCTTTCCTCTCACTGttatcaaacttgcttttagagGAGTGATCGTAAGGAAGACTTGATCTCCAACCACAAACTGCAAATCCTTTCTCCGgttatctgcataactcttttgactGCTCTGAATTGTCTGAATCCTTTGGCATATTAACTTCACCTTTTCACGTACCTCCTCAATCCATGGTACTGCAGTTGGATCTAAGATCTTTTtttcacctatttcatcccaacaaatcagaGATCTACACTTCCGGCCATAAAGAGCCTCATAAGGAGCCATTTAAATGGATGAATGGAAACTATTATTATAAACAAATTCCACCAATGTTAAGTACTTACTCCAACTCTTTCTGAAATCCAAAATCTATGATCTCAACATGTCCTCGAGGGTCtgaattgtgagaacccgtattgccctaatattttcctagggtttttccccttaattacatgttttctgcattttctggcttagaaaaattttcttggtggattttatgaataattatagtttttaaatgatttttctagcattgggtagtttttgaaaaattaaggatagatTATGGACatgggccccactagtgcgataagttcggaaaaattcggccaataaggttaagtttcggatactgtgtgaaatttatcgggtgttaagagataagtagagagtgtgaagtgattgatgtgagagggggaaagaaggataggattgcatttaaagtggtgacatgtgtcactatGAGGTTGGTGGtgacttatgacttactattcttgtttttgaccttttgaccaattggttaaatatcttaaaattaccacaaaaaaaaCACCATTTCttactccttggtggccggatctctcttgagcaaagaaggaagaaactcttcaccattttagcttccatttagctcaatcttccaaaaacaatcacataaactagtttctactccataaaatccctccattaggtgctagtaagttgtttggtgaagttttaaaaggaagctaaggtgttctacaactccctctctcttgtttactaggtaagtggtgattgaacttcctcctacacctaatgatgtttaatttgtgcctagtggtggctaaagtgttgaaatttgtagtttatttcttgatttgagatgaattggtgaagtttttattttattaaggaattttctggtttaatgtgatcatgatgttgtggttatctatgatggttggtaatgaggggttatgactctagtggatgtgaatgattgataattgcaaccaattttgggtttggaaggaatttgaggaagttagggtttcataacccccttttctgtccggttttgtatcatattgttagaggcctaattagcctttgcttaaaacatgaaagttgtaggtattgatgtgtttgaggttcttgtaaaatttcagggcatttggagtagtgtagaatgagatatgtcgattttactgttgctgttctgggttgatcagaatgtgcgaactgcgcttgtaatcgtctgttttgactggaattgctttggatttggatgttggtgtcttctgatgaaatgtagcttgatgtcttagctacaaCATgtctttggaatcaatgcatttggacctgtatagactgagttggactaattacagtatagtgtgatttgtaaacctgcaattacggttctggtttggttttctgcatttttgacctagttgtgctaggatttggactaagtggccttctacattgttgtagccctgtcttttagcttcgagatggtgggtcttacaccctcatccgataagcgtagcgcattttgtgccattaccgcaaaaggaggacgaaaactgtttttttgttaaggtcaagttagtgcattgctgaattttctggtttgctataatgcctatatatgcatatgaaaccctattggggttgtgattggcttggctttatgactcgttagcgagtctcattgtatttgtttacgtgttctagggcgtgacgttagtgcacgacgtatTTTGGACGACGGTACATGAAACCTCACCTacgtgagtggtgagtatactactcacttggatgtttataatgtgactttgctatatgtgattgtgatgccttgaacacttgtttagctattggaaatgattagggtgagggtgtacttgaccgccctcattccttttattcttgtaactgactgtttaccgtttcactgtattactgtactACTATATTGAGTTAATGGATTCCATTCATGGgatattgtttgggtgtcggttggacgagtatccaatggccctactgtactactgagctcgaccccgttggtagtcaattgaatcgagccagcgagggcttggtcgtgaaaattgactagtcacggggactgaaatgggaatcttgtggtaatgagacccttggttccggtgtactcgagtatcacctaaagctactgcttggagtgcgggcccggttggggtatgttgggtggaaggaatggaagtgaagtgaggtctacggtttggtacttttaacgttgacggagggtcaatggagttggatcaagaatgtaagcgtggaaatgggttCTTGAGAGctgtccgtatccttttatcgatttgttttgcttcttatttgtatacttgaaatgaacggttatgcttaagtgatcttggttgattatgtgatagttgctcactgagctttagctcactccgttccatttgttt
It includes:
- the LOC140012636 gene encoding uncharacterized protein, whose amino-acid sequence is MAPYEALYGRKCRSLICWDEIGEKKILDPTAVPWIEEVREKVKLICQRIQTIQSSQKSYADNRRKDLQFVVGDQVFLTITPLKASLITVRGKKLQLRFVEPYKILQRVRNVAYKLELPPSLPQIHNVFHVSILKKYHPDPSHVLQPKNIEIDEALTYKEKPMKLLDHKVKELRNKQIPLVKVLWRNHGVEEAT